In Halobaculum sp. XH14, a single genomic region encodes these proteins:
- a CDS encoding cupin domain-containing protein, which produces MEKVNLDEAFGSFDEQWAPRLAAELNGQAVKLAKVEGEFVWHHHEEADELFLVRSGEVRIEFEEGDDVLLREGELLVVPRGVEHRPVAEEAAEILLFEPSETRNTGNVESERTRTDADRVG; this is translated from the coding sequence ATGGAGAAGGTCAACCTGGACGAGGCGTTCGGGTCGTTCGACGAGCAGTGGGCACCGCGGCTCGCGGCCGAACTCAACGGACAGGCGGTCAAACTCGCCAAGGTCGAGGGCGAGTTCGTGTGGCACCACCACGAGGAGGCCGACGAACTGTTCCTTGTTCGGTCGGGCGAGGTCCGCATCGAGTTCGAGGAGGGGGACGACGTCCTGCTCCGCGAGGGCGAACTCCTCGTCGTCCCGCGAGGGGTCGAACACCGCCCGGTCGCCGAGGAGGCGGCCGAAATCCTGCTGTTCGAACCGAGCGAGACCCGCAACACCGGCAACGTCGAGTCCGAGCGGA